One genomic window of Evansella cellulosilytica DSM 2522 includes the following:
- a CDS encoding Wadjet anti-phage system protein JetD domain-containing protein: MDKIKKELIAFGKRTINLNELEEVIKPYKHTYEDFSSTILQLEEDNIISMVKSKGRTTRKPSLAKQYRIDKSALTENYHKELQYYRAQLDPSISIDKYYGNPSDWKTDLPYILKVDEYLKKNFYPTDKVPAPERSYELVGDEKWITENSGKSLLEKINVYDKLNIIPVSDPMMFAINPLKLAESKQLHIIVENKTTYQALLPVITETEFSTLVYGSGKKVIKSIEQFELQYPIKATHQFFYFGDIDREGINIWYSLTKQLEVKLAIPFYLECLKKEAALGKGYQKSNGEAEDKFIRFFPENVREQISTLLKNGKYHPQETLNTNELQKVWRESFWRN; this comes from the coding sequence GTGGATAAAATAAAGAAAGAATTAATTGCTTTTGGAAAACGAACAATTAATTTAAATGAACTAGAAGAAGTGATTAAGCCTTATAAACATACATATGAAGACTTCTCATCGACGATATTGCAATTAGAAGAAGACAACATAATATCTATGGTTAAATCAAAAGGCCGTACCACAAGGAAGCCCTCCTTAGCAAAACAATATCGCATAGATAAAAGTGCCCTCACGGAGAATTATCATAAGGAATTACAATATTATCGTGCCCAATTAGACCCCTCAATTAGTATAGATAAATATTATGGGAACCCATCAGACTGGAAAACTGATTTGCCTTATATTTTAAAAGTAGATGAATACCTTAAAAAAAATTTTTATCCAACTGATAAAGTACCGGCACCTGAACGAAGCTACGAACTGGTAGGGGATGAAAAGTGGATTACCGAAAATAGTGGAAAGAGTTTACTAGAAAAAATTAACGTATATGACAAATTAAATATTATACCTGTTTCAGATCCAATGATGTTTGCCATAAATCCCTTGAAATTAGCAGAAAGTAAACAGTTGCATATCATTGTTGAGAACAAAACAACTTATCAAGCATTATTACCAGTAATAACTGAGACGGAATTTTCTACTTTAGTTTACGGGAGTGGAAAAAAAGTTATTAAAAGTATTGAGCAGTTTGAGTTACAGTACCCAATAAAAGCGACTCACCAATTTTTTTATTTCGGTGATATTGATAGAGAAGGAATAAATATTTGGTATTCACTAACGAAACAACTAGAAGTAAAATTAGCAATCCCGTTTTATCTCGAATGTCTTAAGAAAGAGGCTGCATTAGGAAAAGGCTATCAAAAATCAAATGGTGAAGCAGAAGATAAATTTATTCGATTTTTTCCAGAAAATGTACGAGAGCAAATTAGTACACTCCTCAAAAATGGGAAATATCATCCTCAAGAAACTTTAAATACAAATGAACTACAGAAAGTCTGGAGGGAATCCTTTTGGAGAAATTAG
- a CDS encoding type II toxin-antitoxin system PemK/MazF family toxin, translated as MSDKLNKIARDRRNADQGDFFFAKVRMSNGQVIPRPVFVIGKDNDSNDDEDVIVCKCTKEPARSEYDITVQLKYETSVRTNKIYTIGKSQLEFKIKHNLDIAIINNLVESSKKAIY; from the coding sequence ATGAGCGATAAATTAAATAAAATCGCCCGCGATCGAAGAAATGCTGATCAGGGCGATTTCTTTTTTGCAAAAGTAAGAATGTCAAATGGACAAGTAATACCTAGGCCTGTTTTTGTAATAGGAAAAGATAATGATTCTAATGATGATGAGGACGTTATTGTTTGTAAATGCACCAAAGAACCAGCAAGGTCTGAATATGATATTACAGTACAATTAAAGTATGAAACAAGTGTAAGAACTAATAAAATTTATACTATCGGCAAATCGCAATTAGAGTTCAAAATTAAACATAATTTAGATATAGCAATCATTAACAACCTCGTAGAGTCTTCTAAAAAGGCAATATATTAA
- a CDS encoding DUF6063 family protein: MKYSEEKIVEAFKLYTVLARDGYADVVSLQKFKADDDIRSLLESFSREVESVIIRTSEQIYLVPKTKLSPFHVSNDWIKRNYLRSGATNGDIYLLYFSSLILFGAFYDSYQSQEPTRQFLRQDEWLRLIQARIEQLKSLDEETLKGYEKEFSYNWSLIIEKWDDMDDIKETAKKQTGKTISRFSFLDTVKRFLIDQGLVTEIGDGEVTLTEKAKTIIQRFFMEIEYNKGIFEFIYSFERAE; the protein is encoded by the coding sequence ATGAAATATTCTGAAGAAAAAATAGTAGAAGCCTTTAAATTATATACGGTGCTTGCAAGGGATGGCTATGCGGATGTAGTTTCACTACAAAAGTTTAAAGCAGATGATGATATTCGAAGTCTACTGGAAAGCTTTAGCAGAGAAGTGGAAAGTGTCATTATTCGAACAAGTGAGCAAATATATTTAGTGCCGAAAACGAAGCTGTCTCCTTTCCACGTCAGTAATGATTGGATAAAAAGAAATTATCTTCGGTCAGGCGCAACAAATGGAGATATTTATCTTTTGTATTTCTCAAGCCTGATATTGTTTGGTGCATTTTATGATTCGTATCAAAGCCAGGAGCCAACAAGACAATTTTTACGTCAAGACGAGTGGCTTCGACTAATACAAGCTCGCATTGAACAGTTAAAAAGCCTAGATGAGGAAACATTAAAAGGGTATGAAAAGGAGTTTTCCTATAATTGGAGTTTAATTATTGAGAAGTGGGATGACATGGATGATATTAAAGAAACAGCGAAAAAACAAACAGGGAAAACAATAAGCAGATTTAGTTTTCTTGATACAGTGAAACGTTTTTTAATTGATCAAGGTTTAGTGACGGAGATTGGTGATGGAGAAGTAACGTTAACGGAAAAAGCAAAGACAATCATTCAACGGTTTTTTATGGAAATTGAGTATAATAAAGGTATTTTTGAATTTATTTATAGCTTTGAAAGGGCGGAATAG